The proteins below are encoded in one region of Halalkalicoccus jeotgali B3:
- a CDS encoding sugar porter family MFS transporter, translating to MDVANRLLDADSDHSQFVYVIAAIAALNGLLFGFDVGVISGALLYIDQSFTLSPFMQGLVTSSVLVGAMIGAATGGKLADRFGRRRLTLAGAVVFFVGSFGMALSPTLGWLIVWRVVEGVAVGVASIVGPLYIAETAPSDVRGALGFLQQLMITIGILLAYGVNYLFAPEFLGIIGWRWMLWFGAVPAAVLAIGTYFLPESPRWLVENERVEEARSVLSRIRETDAVDEEIEGIREVSEIEEEGGLSDLLEPWVRPALIVGVGLAIIQQFSGINTIIYYAPTILSNIGFGDIASLAGTIGVGVVNVALTVVAVLLVDRVGRRPLLLVGTAGMTVMLGILGLGFFLPGLSGIVGYVTLGSMFLYVAFYAISLGPVFWLLISEIYPLRIRGTAEGVASVFNWGANFLVGLTFLPLIDRIGEGYSFWILGVFCLLAFVFIYTRVPETMGRSLEEIEADLRSNAIMGPDGDSEVSERQHRSD from the coding sequence ATGGACGTAGCCAACCGCCTGCTTGACGCCGACAGCGACCACAGCCAGTTCGTCTACGTTATCGCTGCCATCGCCGCACTCAACGGGCTGTTGTTCGGATTCGACGTCGGCGTCATCTCCGGGGCGTTGCTCTACATCGACCAGTCCTTTACCCTCTCGCCGTTCATGCAGGGGCTCGTGACCAGCAGCGTGCTCGTGGGGGCGATGATCGGGGCGGCCACCGGCGGGAAGTTGGCGGATCGATTCGGCCGCCGCCGGCTGACGCTCGCGGGCGCGGTCGTGTTCTTCGTGGGCTCGTTCGGGATGGCCCTCTCGCCGACGCTCGGCTGGCTGATCGTCTGGCGGGTCGTCGAGGGTGTCGCCGTCGGCGTCGCCTCGATCGTCGGCCCGCTGTACATCGCCGAGACGGCCCCATCGGACGTCCGGGGAGCGCTCGGCTTCCTCCAGCAGCTGATGATCACCATCGGCATCCTGCTGGCCTACGGCGTCAACTACCTCTTCGCACCGGAGTTCCTCGGGATCATCGGCTGGCGCTGGATGCTCTGGTTCGGCGCGGTGCCCGCTGCGGTGCTTGCGATCGGGACGTACTTCCTCCCCGAGAGCCCGCGCTGGCTCGTCGAGAACGAACGGGTCGAGGAGGCCCGAAGCGTGCTCTCGCGCATCCGCGAGACCGACGCGGTCGACGAGGAGATCGAGGGCATCCGCGAAGTCAGCGAGATCGAGGAGGAGGGGGGCCTCTCGGACCTGCTCGAACCGTGGGTCCGCCCGGCGCTGATCGTCGGCGTCGGACTGGCGATCATCCAGCAGTTCAGCGGAATCAACACGATCATCTACTACGCGCCGACGATCCTCAGCAACATCGGCTTCGGCGACATCGCCTCGCTGGCCGGAACCATCGGCGTCGGGGTCGTCAACGTGGCGCTGACGGTCGTCGCCGTCCTGTTGGTCGATCGCGTCGGTCGGCGACCCCTGTTGCTCGTGGGCACTGCGGGGATGACCGTTATGCTCGGTATTCTGGGACTCGGGTTCTTCCTGCCCGGTCTGTCGGGGATCGTCGGCTACGTGACGCTGGGGAGTATGTTCCTCTACGTCGCCTTCTACGCGATCAGCCTCGGGCCCGTGTTCTGGCTGCTGATCTCCGAGATCTACCCGCTTCGGATCCGCGGGACCGCAGAGGGGGTTGCGAGCGTCTTCAACTGGGGGGCGAACTTCCTCGTTGGCCTGACCTTCCTCCCGCTGATCGACCGGATCGGCGAGGGCTATTCCTTTTGGATTCTCGGGGTCTTCTGTCTGCTCGCGTTCGTGTTCATCTACACGCGCGTCCCCGAGACGATGGGCCGGTCGCTCGAGGAGATCGAGGCCGACCTGCGCAGCAACGCCATCATGGGCCCCGACGGGGACAGCGAGGTCTCGGAACGCCAACACCGTTCCGATTGA
- a CDS encoding pyridoxal phosphate-dependent aminotransferase: MTEFSRRVESVSISGIREVFEAAGEEAINLGLGQPDFPTPTHAREAAIEAIESGAVDAYTSNKGTRELREAIAAKYDREYSQSIDPGDVIATSGGSEALHLAIEAHVDPGQEVLFPDPGFVSYDALTRIADGVPNPLELREDLTLSPETVENAITDETAAFIVNSPANPTGAVQSEADMREFARIADEHDVLCISDEVYEHIVFDGVHRSPMEFAESDNVVVVSACSKTYSMTGWRLGWITGSNRRIERMLRVHQYAQACASAPAQYAAEAALSGPQEPVEEMVETFEQRRDLVLDGLTDMGLETPTPKGAFYAMPKVPEGWVEEVIDRGVVVVPGEAFGEGGAGYARLSYATGTDELEAALSIMREATRAVR, translated from the coding sequence ATGACGGAGTTCTCACGACGTGTCGAGTCGGTCTCGATCAGCGGGATCCGCGAGGTGTTCGAGGCAGCGGGCGAGGAGGCGATCAACCTCGGGCTCGGCCAGCCCGACTTTCCGACGCCGACCCACGCCCGCGAGGCCGCAATCGAGGCCATCGAATCGGGCGCGGTCGACGCTTATACCTCCAACAAAGGGACCAGAGAGCTACGCGAGGCGATCGCCGCGAAGTACGACCGGGAGTACTCCCAGTCCATCGACCCCGGGGACGTGATCGCGACGTCCGGAGGCAGCGAGGCGCTGCATCTGGCCATCGAAGCCCACGTCGACCCCGGCCAAGAGGTGCTCTTTCCGGACCCGGGGTTCGTTTCCTACGACGCCCTGACCCGGATCGCAGACGGAGTTCCGAACCCCCTCGAACTCCGCGAGGACCTCACGCTCTCGCCCGAAACGGTCGAGAACGCGATCACCGACGAGACTGCGGCGTTCATCGTCAACAGCCCCGCTAACCCAACGGGGGCGGTCCAAAGCGAGGCGGACATGCGCGAGTTCGCCCGGATCGCAGACGAACACGACGTCCTGTGCATCAGCGATGAGGTCTACGAACACATCGTCTTCGACGGCGTTCACCGCTCGCCCATGGAGTTCGCCGAGTCGGACAACGTCGTCGTCGTCAGCGCCTGCTCGAAGACGTATTCGATGACCGGCTGGCGACTCGGCTGGATCACCGGCTCGAACCGGCGGATCGAGCGCATGCTGCGGGTGCATCAGTACGCCCAGGCGTGTGCGAGCGCGCCGGCCCAGTACGCCGCCGAGGCCGCCCTCTCGGGTCCCCAAGAGCCCGTCGAGGAGATGGTCGAGACCTTCGAACAGCGCCGGGACCTCGTTCTCGACGGGCTGACCGACATGGGTCTCGAAACGCCGACCCCGAAGGGTGCCTTCTATGCGATGCCGAAGGTGCCCGAGGGCTGGGTCGAGGAAGTGATCGACCGGGGCGTGGTGGTCGTCCCCGGCGAGGCCTTCGGCGAGGGTGGGGCGGGCTACGCCCGACTCTCGTATGCGACCGGCACCGACGAGTTGGAGGCGGCGCTGTCGATCATGCGCGAGGCGACGCGGGCGGTGCGCTGA